Within the Vibrio sp. DW001 genome, the region AATAAACAACGGACTCGTCGCGATTAACGTTTGTGCTACGGCAGGGTTAGCGTGCTTTAAGGCTATCTGTTGTAGCCATAAAGCTAAAAATGTACCGACAAAGATAGCCGCTAAAAGCCACCTTCTATCTCTGCTTTTAAGCTGCTTCAATTTAGCCAACATCGAAGCCACTGGGCGTTTTTCAACAAAAACCACCACCACAAACACCACCATAACCCCGATGCTCAAACGGATCAGCGCGCCTAATAAAGGAGGAATATCTCCAGCAACCAATGCATAGTGAGAGATGACAACCCCTGTCGCCTGACACACACTCGCGAGCAACCCAAAACCGATACCACTAATAGAGGTTGGTTGATTATTCACATTGGGTTGAAAAATAACGTAGGTCACCGCAACTGTCGTGACAAAGACACCTAACCAACTCTGCCCACTAAGTGCACTGCCAAGCACCATTAAAGCCAAAATCCCAGATAAAGGTGGCGCAAGAGATTCCAGTAAAAGCGTTTTGTTGGCACCTATTCGTTTCAGAGCCGCAAAATAAGCGCTATCACCAATAGCGATACCAATAACGCCCGATATCGCCAGTATCCAAAAATGCGACGGACTCAGTACAAGTTCAGGAAGAGGCAGTACAGGAAGAACGAACAACATCATAGTAGAAGCGGCGATACCTTTTACAATATTCATCTGCATCGCACTAAATTTATGACTAAACTGGCTATAAATCCATGTCGCTACCGCCCATGTCAAAGCAGCAAATATGGCCGCAATTTCTCCTATATATTGCAATAGAATCCCTTATTTTTATTAATTAAATCAATCATAAATATTCAAAAACATTACTATAATAACTATAAATGATACGGTTTTCTCTGTTAAACTAGAAATTAAACATAAACGTAACTTTAATAGTAAAGTATTAACAAACACAAGGAATAGACAATGCTTGAGACCGTGGCGCTAGTTATACTGGTGTGTGTTGTTTTGATTGTTTTTTACGGTATTATCGTTATACACGATATCCCCTATGAGATAGCCAAAGAAAGAAATCACCCTCATCAAGATGCCATCCACATATCTGGTTGGGTAAGTCTATTCACCTTACATGTGTTATGGCCTTTTTTGTGGATATGGGCAACGCTATGGAGAGAAGATCGAGGTTGGGGGTTTACCAAACTCATTGAAGAGCAACACGACCTAGAACATAAGATCACGCTGTTGTCCGATCAAATAGCAACGCTCCAAAACCAAGTGAGTCAATTGCAAAATGATAGAACTACTCCGAAGACAATGCCCGCAAAAGAACCTTCTGTTCAAGAAGGTAATAATACAAATCAGGAGCAGTCTAACTGATGGAAATACTACTGATACTGACTTATACCGCATTGTGTATTGCGATATTTAAGATATTCAAAATTCCTCAAAATAAATGGACCATTCCAACCGCGGGACTCGGTGGTATCGTTATAGTCGGTTTTCTTACTCTGGCTATGAACTATAACCACCCGTTTACCTCTACAGGCGGTCAAGTATTTACCACTACTCCAATCGTGTCTAGTGTGCGAGGTAAAGTTATTGAGGTTCCTATTGAGGCCAATAAGCCGATCAAGAAAGGAGACATCCTATTCAAAATAGATCCAACGCCATTTGAAGCAGATGTCATCAACAAGCTTGCCCAATTAGCAGCAGCAGAACAGAACGTCTTACAACTGGAAGCCATTTATCGTGGCGCTCAGGCAACAAGCCTCCAAGCCGCCGCGCAACGAGATAAACTTGATAGAGAATACAAAAGATACGCTGCTGGTTATAAAAAAGGCGCATTCACCGCTCAACAAGTGGATACTCGTCGCCAATCTTATTTGGCTTCAGAAGCCGCATTACTCGCCGCTAAAGCAAGTGAAAGCCAAGCAAAACTAGCCTTTGAATCACAAATAAACGGTGTGAATACCACTGTTGCCAGCGCACAATCTGAATTAGAACAATCTCAGTTCAAACTCGACGAAACGGTTGTGCTCGCTCCTACAGACGGCTATGTATCTCAAGTAGCATTAAGGCCTGGTATGATGGCGGTACCATTGCCGTTGGTTCCTGTAATGACATTTGTCCACTCTGAGGAAAAATTTTATATCGGAGCATTTAGACAAAACGCGTCACAGCGATTAAAACCAGGATATGAAGCTGACTTTATATTTCGCGCCTTACCAGGCAGAGTATTCCAAGGTGAAGTCATCGAAATGTTACCCGCGATCGCGGAAGGGCAAGTACAAGCTAACGGTTCATTAATCAGTAGCGAAACGCTGGATACTGGGGGTCGACTATTAGTTAAACTGAAGGTCCACGATGACCTATCTGAATTTAATCTTCCACTTGGTAGTGCCGCGGAAATTGCTGTTTATTCAGAGCACCTAGAGCATGTTTCAATGATGCGGAAAATTTTGATTCGCATGAAAAGCTGGCAAAACTATTTGTACCTAGATCACTAAACTATTTATCAATCATTCTTGAAATGTATTGTGTTCAAAATCCGCTTGATACAAGCGGATTTTTTTTCCCTAGATTAGGGATAGTTAGAAGTATCAGTAACAAAACTATTCGTAATTATCAATAATGAAGTGGTAATCCATTTGAAGATGACTTTTTTTCGAGTTTATTGGTCATCAAACAGGACACTATTGTATAAATTCGCTAACATAAAGAATAATGGTACAAATTTATAACTACCTCGAATCAGTTTGGTTAAAAAATGACAAAAGAAGACTTCCAAAAAGCGGCTGAAATACTCAGGACCGCAGTACCTTTAATGATCAAACATCAGGTACCGACAACACCACCAAATTATGCTTTGTGGTACACCTATGTTGAAGAAACGCAACCAAAGCTTAATGTTGAATTAGACGAGATCATCGCTGAGTACGGCGTTTGTCTCCCAAGCCACAATAAAAGCCTTTATAAAAGATACATCGCAGGGAAAACAGAATCCGATATACACGAGTTAAGGTCTAACTTAGAGATTCTGGTTAACGAGATCTTTCTTTCCATGAAAGACACCCTTGCCGATACAAGTTCGTTTGAGAAATCGATTGAAAAAAGTTTCTCCAATCTCGAGAAAATTGATCACGAAGGGCTCACATTCGATGAGCTGCTTTCACTTGTTAGAAAGTTTGTCAATGAATCAGAAGCAATACGAAGTTCTACTAGCCACTTCAACGAGCAACTTAATACCGCAAGTTCAGAGATATCCAACCTACGAGAAAAACTGGAAAAAGTTCAAAAAGACGCACTTCACGATAGTCTGTCTGGACTGTTGAACCGAGGTGCTTTTGATAAAGATATCGCCGCCTATTGTGCCTCAGAACAATCCTATCCTCTCTGCTTAGTTTTAATTGATATCGATAGCTTTAAGAGTTTAAACGATGACTATGGCCATGTATTTGGTGATACGGTGATTAAATCCATCGCAAAACGCCTACAATCTAGCTGTAGAGATGGCATTGCCGCTTACCGTTATGGTGGCGAAGAATTTGCTCTACTTATACCCAATAAACCACTTAG harbors:
- a CDS encoding DMT family transporter, producing the protein MQYIGEIAAIFAALTWAVATWIYSQFSHKFSAMQMNIVKGIAASTMMLFVLPVLPLPELVLSPSHFWILAISGVIGIAIGDSAYFAALKRIGANKTLLLESLAPPLSGILALMVLGSALSGQSWLGVFVTTVAVTYVIFQPNVNNQPTSISGIGFGLLASVCQATGVVISHYALVAGDIPPLLGALIRLSIGVMVVFVVVVFVEKRPVASMLAKLKQLKSRDRRWLLAAIFVGTFLALWLQQIALKHANPAVAQTLIATSPLFILMIYAWNGEPITKKNVIGTLGALFGISLFFL
- a CDS encoding DUF3302 domain-containing protein, with protein sequence MLETVALVILVCVVLIVFYGIIVIHDIPYEIAKERNHPHQDAIHISGWVSLFTLHVLWPFLWIWATLWREDRGWGFTKLIEEQHDLEHKITLLSDQIATLQNQVSQLQNDRTTPKTMPAKEPSVQEGNNTNQEQSN
- a CDS encoding HlyD family secretion protein; amino-acid sequence: MEILLILTYTALCIAIFKIFKIPQNKWTIPTAGLGGIVIVGFLTLAMNYNHPFTSTGGQVFTTTPIVSSVRGKVIEVPIEANKPIKKGDILFKIDPTPFEADVINKLAQLAAAEQNVLQLEAIYRGAQATSLQAAAQRDKLDREYKRYAAGYKKGAFTAQQVDTRRQSYLASEAALLAAKASESQAKLAFESQINGVNTTVASAQSELEQSQFKLDETVVLAPTDGYVSQVALRPGMMAVPLPLVPVMTFVHSEEKFYIGAFRQNASQRLKPGYEADFIFRALPGRVFQGEVIEMLPAIAEGQVQANGSLISSETLDTGGRLLVKLKVHDDLSEFNLPLGSAAEIAVYSEHLEHVSMMRKILIRMKSWQNYLYLDH
- a CDS encoding GGDEF domain-containing protein, translating into MTKEDFQKAAEILRTAVPLMIKHQVPTTPPNYALWYTYVEETQPKLNVELDEIIAEYGVCLPSHNKSLYKRYIAGKTESDIHELRSNLEILVNEIFLSMKDTLADTSSFEKSIEKSFSNLEKIDHEGLTFDELLSLVRKFVNESEAIRSSTSHFNEQLNTASSEISNLREKLEKVQKDALHDSLSGLLNRGAFDKDIAAYCASEQSYPLCLVLIDIDSFKSLNDDYGHVFGDTVIKSIAKRLQSSCRDGIAAYRYGGEEFALLIPNKPLRIARQFAETVRRSIERISVKDKRSGEQVKNISASFGVAQFEETESPISLIDSADQQLYKAKSLGKNRVMPI